One region of Thermosipho affectus genomic DNA includes:
- the rpmG gene encoding 50S ribosomal protein L33, whose protein sequence is MRIQVALKCKECGNKNYYTTREKNRKEKLSLRKYCPKCNKHTQHIETKA, encoded by the coding sequence ATGAGAATACAAGTTGCTTTGAAATGTAAAGAATGTGGAAATAAAAATTATTACACGACTCGCGAAAAAAACAGAAAAGAAAAACTCTCTCTTAGAAAATATTGCCCAAAATGTAACAAACACACCCAACATATCGAGACAAAAGCTTAA
- the secE gene encoding preprotein translocase subunit SecE yields the protein MEKLRKFFREVKAEIKKTHWPNKKELWGATGVVLIILLVTGVYFFALDLIFSGALSALFKLF from the coding sequence ATGGAAAAACTTAGAAAATTTTTTAGAGAAGTTAAAGCAGAAATAAAAAAGACACATTGGCCAAATAAAAAAGAGTTATGGGGAGCAACAGGCGTTGTTCTAATTATTCTTTTGGTAACCGGTGTCTATTTCTTTGCACTTGATTTGATATTCTCAGGTGCATTAAGCGCCCTCTTTAAGCTTTTCTAA
- the nusG gene encoding transcription termination/antitermination protein NusG has protein sequence MKKRWYILQTLAGYETSAKENLEAKVKAQGLEHVVSCVLLPEEVVIDASAKSVERHIISLNAKIFVSNGDLVKKGDVLAEEPSVRARRDGIVSDVRNAKKIVIETLDKKFTKTYVIPQKNKPITGLKVGGMVRQGMPLSSDGEIICEIDGKIIQTENMKRIVVRNSVSEVDIYVVPIDTFNSDVVKKGVHIKAGQIIAEPKKIMAKSSGRIEITDYPTKKEIRVQKVKVKKLFPGYIFVEMIMNDEFWDFVRTVPGIIDFVSSGGRPLPLSDKEAQILLRIAGIEETPKEEKAKEVKIEFDFEIGDSVKIISGPFEGFVGTVKEINPEHNELKVTVTIFGRETPVTVHTSEVEKVV, from the coding sequence ATGAAAAAAAGATGGTATATTTTACAAACCTTGGCAGGATACGAAACATCTGCCAAAGAAAATTTGGAAGCAAAGGTAAAGGCTCAAGGACTTGAGCACGTTGTTTCTTGTGTGCTTTTACCAGAAGAAGTAGTTATCGATGCCTCGGCTAAATCAGTCGAAAGGCATATTATATCTTTAAATGCGAAAATTTTTGTATCAAATGGTGATCTTGTAAAAAAAGGAGATGTACTTGCGGAAGAACCTTCTGTTAGAGCAAGAAGAGATGGAATTGTATCTGATGTAAGAAATGCAAAAAAGATAGTTATTGAAACTTTAGACAAAAAATTCACTAAAACATATGTCATTCCTCAAAAGAATAAACCTATTACTGGATTAAAAGTCGGTGGTATGGTAAGACAAGGAATGCCCCTTTCCTCTGATGGGGAAATAATATGTGAAATCGATGGAAAAATTATTCAAACCGAAAATATGAAAAGAATCGTTGTTAGAAATTCCGTAAGTGAAGTAGATATTTATGTTGTTCCCATAGACACTTTTAATTCCGATGTTGTAAAAAAAGGGGTTCATATAAAAGCAGGACAAATAATAGCAGAACCAAAAAAGATTATGGCAAAGAGCTCCGGAAGAATTGAGATAACAGATTATCCAACGAAAAAGGAAATTAGAGTTCAAAAAGTAAAGGTTAAAAAATTGTTTCCAGGTTATATCTTTGTAGAGATGATTATGAACGATGAATTTTGGGATTTTGTTAGAACGGTCCCTGGAATAATTGATTTTGTTTCTTCTGGTGGAAGACCTCTTCCTTTAAGTGATAAAGAAGCTCAAATATTACTAAGAATCGCCGGTATAGAAGAAACACCAAAAGAAGAAAAGGCAAAAGAAGTAAAAATCGAATTTGATTTTGAAATTGGTGATTCCGTTAAAATTATCTCAGGTCCATTTGAAGGTTTTGTAGGAACTGTAAAGGAAATTAACCCAGAACACAATGAATTAAAAGTTACAGTTACCATATTTGGAAGAGAGACCCCTGTAACTGTTCATACTAGCGAAGTAGAAAAAGTTGTTTAA